Proteins encoded in a region of the Zea mays cultivar B73 chromosome 4, Zm-B73-REFERENCE-NAM-5.0, whole genome shotgun sequence genome:
- the LOC103655054 gene encoding syn-copalyl diphosphate synthase has product MIEAIRAALGSTGDGEINISAYDTAWVALVKSLNGDEGPQFPSCIDWIAQNQLPDGSWGDGIFFLVQDRIISTLACIIALKSWKIHDDACKKGTLSTALSNNNKPSYVLYRATYIYVTHEEYILLNRHWSEEGLAFTKGCRVKDIDDTAMGFRLLRLHGYHVSPCVFKRFENGDGQFVCYARQSNQSVSAMYNLYRAADQGSFPGDDPVLQRAKSYSRAFLRERRASDQLNDKWIISEGLPSEVGYGLDFPWEACLPRIETRMYLEQYGGSHDVWIGKVLYRMNMVSNDMYLKAAKADFGNFQRLCRLEWHDLKRWCDKISNIETYGVASRGALLRAYFLAAACIFEPSRAAERLAWARAAVLAEAISCCLLSNVDDACACNKTTAEWLVQEFTNGDDIADSYEYSPARRDDDGPNSPAWGASSLAGVLRELVNLQASGNAAVAGCLRGAWIEWLMAWTGKETEKASRAGDTALLLARTVEICSGRRCGTEKDLDLLLRDYSKLQQLTRCICSRLATEAPALNGETMDKIDALDRMVGLEMRELAQCVFRSGGSSVDRETRQTFLHVTKSYYYVALCSPETVEHHISKVLFEDVV; this is encoded by the exons ATGATTGAGGCCATCCGAGCAGCCCTTGGATCAACGGGCGACGGTGAGATCAACATTTCTGCATATGACACAGCATGGGTTGCACTTGTGAAGAGTTTGAATGGAGATGAGGGGCCACAGTTCCCATCGTGCATTGATTGGATTGCCCAGAATCAGCTTCCCGATGGATCATGGGGTGATGGCATCTTCTTCCTAGTACAAGATCGTATTATCAGCACCCTAGCATGCATCATCGCATTGAAATCATGGAAAATCCACGATGATGCGTGCAAAAAAGGTACTCTCTCCACA GCACTGAGTAACAATAACAAACCTAGCTATGTTTTGTACCGGGCAACATATATTTATGTtactcatgaggagtacattctTCTAAACAGGCACTGGAGTGAGGAAGGGTTGGCCTTTACGAAGGGGTGTCGGGTGAAGGACATCGATGACACGGCCATGGGTTTCCGCCTCCTACGACTGCATGGCTACCATGTCTCTCCTT GTGTTTTCAAGCGGTTCGAGAATGGCGACGGGCAGTTCGTGTGCTATGCAAGGCAATCGAACCAATCGGTAAGCGCCATGTACAACCTGTACCGTGCCGCTGACCAGGGATCGTTCCCTGGCGACGATCCTGTCCTCCAGCGCGCCAAGAGCTACAGTCGTGCGTTCCTCCGGGAGAGGCGAGCCTCAGACCAGCTTAACGACAAGTGGATCATCTCCGAGGGCTTGCCTAGCGAG GTTGGCTATGGTTTGGATTTCCCTTGGGAAGCTTGCCTGCCACGTATTGAGACGAGAATGTATCTTGAGCAATATGGCGGAAGTCATGACGTGTGGATCGGCAAGGTTCTCTACAGAATGAACATGGTGAGCAACGACATGTACCTCAAGGCGGCGAAAGCCGATTTCGGCAACTTTCAGAGACTATGCCGACTAGAGTGGCACGACCTCAAAAG GTGGTGTGACAAGATCAGCAACATTGAAACGTACGGCGTGGCTTCGCGCGGCGCGCTCCTGAGAGCCTACTTCCTGGCGGCAGCCTGCAtcttcgagccgagccgagcagcGGAGCGCCTGGCGTGGGCGCGTGCCGCGGTGCTCGCCGAGGCCATCTCCTGCTGCTTGTTGAGCAACGTCGATGATGCATGCGCTTGTAATAAGACCACGGCCGAATGGCTCGTCCAGGAATTCACCAACGGCGACGACATTGCTGACTCCTACGAATACAGTCCAGCAAGGAGAGACGACGACGGGCCGAATTCACCAGCATGGGGGGCCAGCAGCCTCGCCGGTGTTCTTCGCGAGCTCGTCAACTTGCAGGCGTCCGGGAATGCTGCTGTCGCCGGATGTCTTCGTGGAGCT TGGATCGAATGGCTCATGGCATGGACTGGAAAGGAGACGGAAAAAGCGTCACGCGCAGGAGATACGGCGCTGCTGCTTGCTCGCACGGTCGAGATCTGCTCAGGAAGGCGCTGTGGTACCGAAAAGGATCTTGATCTGCTTCTGCGTGATTACTCCAAGCTCCAGCAGCTCACCAGATGCATCTGCTCCAGACTGGCCACTGAAGCTCCTGCTCTG AATGGAGAAACCATGGACAAGATTGATGCCCTAGACAGGATGGTTGGACTCGAGATGAGAGAACTGGCTCAATGTGTTTTCCGCAGCGGTGGCAGCTCCGTGGATAGAGAGACGAGGCAGACGTTTCTCCATGTGACCAAGAGTTACTACTACGTTGCACTCTGCTCGCCTGAAACAGTTGAGCATCACATCTCCAAAGTCTTGTTTGAGGATGTCGTCTAG
- the LOC100193401 gene encoding 14-3-3-like protein — MEEREKLVCLAKLAEQAERYDDMVEFMKNLARMDVDMSAEERHLFSVGFKNTIGAKRASWRIICSHEQKVAADRQTGVMIDAYKKKVEEELRKVCNEVLSVIAIHCLPLASTGENIVFFYKMKGDYYRYLAEFSTGTEKKAASDQSLMAYQHAMVVASSELSPAHQIRLGLALNLSVFFYEIMNSHERACQVAKQAFDEALTEINSGEGVYKDSTLMMQLLKDNLALWTSELTGGEASKGNGDVDMEG, encoded by the exons ATATGGTGGAATTCATGAAGAATCTTGCTAGGATGGACGTGGATATGAGTGCTGAAGAAAGGCATTTGTTCTCAGTTGGTTTCAAGAACACTATTGGAGCAAAGAGAGCATCATGGAGAATCATTTGTTCACATGAGCAAAAGGTCGCAGCTGATCGTCAGACTGGTGTGATGATAGATGCCTATAAGAAGAAAGTAGAAGAGGAACtaaggaaggtttgcaatgaagTATTGTCAGTCATTGCTATTCACTGCCTTCCCTTGGCCAGTACGGGTGAAAATATCGTATTCTTTTATAAGAT GAAAGGTGACTACTACCGTTACTTGGCTGAATTTAGCACTGGAACTGAAAAGAAAGCTGCCTCTGATCAGTCACTTATGGCCTATCAG CATGCCATGGTTGTCGCCTCCAGTGAGCTCTCACCTGCTCACCAAATCCGGCTTGGCCTTGCCCTCAATTTGTCGGTCTTCTTTTATGAGATAATGAACTCTCATGAGAG AGCTTGCCAAGTGGCAAAACAAGCATTTGATGAGGCTCTTACTGAGATAAATTCTGGTGAGGGAGTTTACAAGGATAGCACACTTATGATGCAGCTTCTGAAGGACAACTTAGCATTGTGGACATCAGAACTAACTGGGG GTGAAGCATCCAAGGGTAACGGCGATGTCGACATGGAG GGTTGA